GACGGTTGGCACGTGGTGGTGCTGAACAGCGAGGTGGAGATCGAGGCGGGCTCACCGCAGCTCCGCTGGCTCGCCGCCGACTTGCGGGCGCATCCCTCGCGCTGCACGATGGCGTACATGCACCGGCCGCGCTTCAGCAGCGGCAAGCACGGCGGCTCCAGCCGGGTGTTCGATGCGTGGCGCGTGCTCTACGCCGGGGGGGTGGACGTGGTGCTCGCGGGTCACGACCACATCTACGAGCGCTTCGATCCCCTCACGCCGAATGGGGAGCTGGACCGTGAGCGCGGGATCGTGTCGTTCGTGGTCGGCACCGGCGGCGCGCCGCTTTACGGCCGCGGCCACAACGAGCGGTACTCGCGCGCCGTCAGCAACGACGTCCACGGTGTCCTCGCGTTCCGGTTCCGGCCGGACGGGTATAGCTGGGAGTTCGTGCCCGTCGCCGGCGACCGGTTCCACGACCGGGGCGAGGGGCGCTGCCACTGAGGGGGGGCTGGTTGGGTCCGGCGGTTGAAACCGCTGCAACAACCGCGGGAAACCTGCCTTCGCAGGTTGTGGGGGCGGATTCGGTCCCGGGAGGCGGGCAACCGGCGCCGCACCGCCGGGGGATGAATCCCCCGGCTGGAACGACGCGAAGGCGGCTGAAGCCGACTCGTGAGCGGCGATTGGACTCCGAGTCCGCGCAGGCGGACTTTGCGTGGTTCCAGTGGCGAATTCATTCGCTCCTGAATCGGCCCCGATCGGCCGGATTGGCCGTGAAACTCCTTCCCCTGGATCGCACATGAGCGAGCTCGACAGAAGCATCGTCAAGATCGGAACGCTCGCGCTGATCGTGTGCGCGGTGGGGGTGGTGCGGGCGGAGGGTCCGGTGCGCAAGGGCGGGCCCGCTCCGCTCCACGTCGTGCTGCGCCCGCCGCCGTGCGTGACGGCGGACAGGATCGCGCACAAGCCGACCGCCCCGACCGCCCCCATGCCGGCGCACAAGGGCGACGACCGCATCGTTTCCATCCCCAACGTGTGCGGGCCGGCGCCGAGCAAGGACGATGCGGCGGCGGCACTCAAGCGTCTCCGCGCGGATCTCGAGCGCATCCAGCTGCTGAAAGAGGCCGCCGTCCGGTCGCCGCGGCGGTGAGCGAGCTGCGCTCTCGCTTCGGCGAGATCGACATCTACCTCTTCGACCAGCTCCTCAAAGGCCGCTTCGACGGCGTGCGCACCGTGCTCGATGCGGGGTGCGGCGCCGGGCGCAACCTCGTCTACTTCCTCCAGAACGGCTTCGACGTCTTCGGCACCGACCGCGACCCGGACGCCATCGCGCGCGTGCGGCGGCTCGCGGCGCGGCTCGCTCCGCACGCCCCCGCCGACCGTTTCCAGCACGCCGCCGTCGAGGCGATGCCCGTTGG
This sequence is a window from Longimicrobium sp.. Protein-coding genes within it:
- a CDS encoding metallophosphoesterase, whose protein sequence is MASRRGAALVAALLFLVACGSEVRPIGKRERVSLLAAGDIASCWWRSDEATARILDRMDGVVAVLGDAVYQAGTASQFADCYAPTWGRHLDRTRPALGNHERRTDKGGPYFRYFGARAGKPGEGWYSYDHDGWHVVVLNSEVEIEAGSPQLRWLAADLRAHPSRCTMAYMHRPRFSSGKHGGSSRVFDAWRVLYAGGVDVVLAGHDHIYERFDPLTPNGELDRERGIVSFVVGTGGAPLYGRGHNERYSRAVSNDVHGVLAFRFRPDGYSWEFVPVAGDRFHDRGEGRCH